CACCGAGCTCGCGAGCGCGTATCGTGCCCGCAAGCTGTCGCCGGTCGAGGTCACGCGGGCCATGCTGGAGCGCATCGAACGCCTCGAGCCGACGCTTCACAGCTACGTCAGGGTCACTGCGGACATCGCGCTCGAGCAGGCGCGCAAGGCGGAGGCCGAGTTCGGACGCGGCGAGTTCAAGGGCCCTATGCACGGCGTGCCGGTCGGCCTGAAGGACCTCTGCGAAACGAAGGGCGTGCCGACGACCTGGGGAACCAGGATCCTGAAGGACTACGTTCCGAAGGAAGACGGCACGGTCGTGCGCAAGCTGTTCGATGCTGGCGCGATCATGCTCGGCAAGCTCCAGATGACCGAGGGCGCGTTCTCGGTGCACCATCCGGAGGTCGTCGCGCCGGTCAACCCCTGGCACCCCGACCACTGGCCCGGCGTGTCCTCGAGCGGCTCGGGCGTTTCGGTCGCGGCGGGCCTCTGCTATGGCGCGATCGGCACCGATACGGGCGGCTCGATCCGCTTTCCATCCGGGGCCAACGGGCTCACTGGCCTCAAGCCCACATGGGGCCGGGTAAGCCGCCACGGCGTGCAGGCGCTGGCCGACAGCCTCGATCACCTCGGCCCGATGACTCGCTCGGCCGCCGACGCGGGCGCGATGTTCGCCGCGATGGCTGGCTCGGATCCGAATGATCCGACTTCTCTCGACGAGCCGGTGCCGGACTGCCTCGCCGGCATCGAACAGGGAATCCGGGGGCTGCGCGTCGGCCTCGATTCGCGCTACGTCTACGACGTCTGCGAGCGGGACACGGCAAAGGTCATCGACGACGCGCGAAAGGTCCTCGCCGATCTCGGTGCGAAGCTCGTCGAGATCTCGATGCCCGACAAGACGGTTCCGATGTACAAGGACTGGGCGAAGTTCTGTGCCGTCGAAACGGCGGTCGCTCACGAGAAGTACTACCCGGCCCGAAAGGCCGAGTACGGGCCGGTGCTTGCCGACCTCATCGAGCAGGGGCGTGCGCTCGGCGTGCTCGACCTGATGCACGTCTATCACGATCGCCTGGTGTTCAAGGGCCAGTTGCGAAAGCTGTTCGCCCAGGTCGACGTGCTGCTGGTGCCGGTCCATCCGTTCGGCAACCCGTCTGCCGATCAACTCGACGCCGTGTTCAAGCGGCCGAACGGCATCGACGACGTGCTGCGCTTCACGGCGCCCTTCGACATGTCGGGAAGCCCCACGATCACGATCCCGGGCGGCTTCGACCCGAAGGGGCTCCCGATCGGCTTCCAGCTCGTGGGCCGGCATCTCGACGAAGCCTTGCTCGTGCGGGCCGCGCACGCCTATCAGGGCGCGACCGACTGGCACCGTCGCCACCCGTCGCTCTGAACGGCTCGCGCGGTCAGGGCGACAGGTATCGGATCAGCTCCGGGTCGTCGCGGACCTGCGCGACCGGCCCCTGCAGCGCGATGCGGCCGCGGTCCATCACATAGGCGGTGCGGGCGACCCGCAGCGCGAGCTCGACATGCTGCTCGACCAGGATGACCGACATGGTCTTCGCCAGCCTTTCGAGCTGCTCGGCGATCTCCTCGATCACGCCGATCCAGACGCCCTCCGTGGGTTCGTCGAGCATCAGCAACCGCGGGCGACCGAGCATCGCGCGGCCGATCGCGAGCATCTTGCGCTCGCCGCCGGACAGCGTGCCGGCAGGCTGGTGCAGCCGCTTGCCGAGCTTGGGAAACACGGCGAGGACCTCGTCGATGCCGGACTTGTCCTTCTGCCGGATCGCGCCCAGCTGCAGGTTCTCCTTCACCGTAAGGCCCGAGAAGGCCGCGTTCTCCTGGGGCACGTAGCCGACGCCCGCTCGCGCGCGGGACTCCATCGCGGTGCCGTCGATTCGCCGGCCATCGAACTCGATCGAGCCGGACATCGTCGGCAGGTCGCCCGCTAGCGTCTTCAGCAGCGTGGTCTTGCCGGCGCCGTTTCGGCCCAGCACGCAGATCGCGCCCTGAGCGGGAACGTCGATCGAGACCCCGAACAGTACCTGGCTGCGGCCGTAGCCGGAGCACAGGGCGTCGGTCTTCAGGATTGGGGCTTCGGGCATCGTGATCAGACGCGAGTCGTGTAGACCTGCTGGACCTTCTGCGAATGCTGGATCTCGTCGACCGTTCCGGTGTCGAGGACCCGTCCCTGGTCGAGGACAGTGAGCACGTCGCAGATGTCGCGTATGAAGTCGAGGTCGTGCTCGACGATGACGAGCGCGCACTCGGACTTGATCGGCGCGAGCAGCTCGCCGGTGACGCGGCGCTCCTCGGGGCTCATGCCCCCGGTCGGCTCGTCCAGCAGCAGCAGCCTTGGGCGCGGCGCGAGCGCCATCGCGATCTCGAGCCACTGCTGCTCGCCGTGGCTGAGCGACCCGGCGAGCTCGTCGGCGCGGTCGGCGAGCCGGAACCGCTCGAGGGAGTGCATCACCTCGTCGCGCATGGCGCGGCGGGTGCGCGAGCGGATCAGCGACCAGATGCTCTCGCCGGCCTGCAGCGCGAGCAGCACGTTGTCGTACACCGAGAGCTCGCCGAGCACGGCGGTGATCTGGAACTTCAGGCTCATGCCCAGCCGCGAGCGCTCGTAAGGCGTCGCGGCGGTGATGTCGTGGCCCGCGAAGGTGATGGAACCCGAGGTCGGGAAATGCGCGCCGGCGATCGCCTTCAGCAGCGTGCTCTTGCCCGAGCCGTTGGGTCCGATCAGTCCGTGGAAGGTGCCTGCGCGCACTGTCACGTCGACGCCGTCCAGGGCCTGCAGCGTGCCGAACCTCTTGCGAACGTCGCTGACGACCAGAAGCTCGCTCACCTCGGACCCCCCTTCGCGGAGCGACCGCCATAAGAGCCGATCCGTTCGCGGCGCGATACGAAGAAGCCGAGGATGCCACTCGGCTTGAAGACCACCACCACCAGCAGCACGACACCGAGGATCACCGGCCAGTACTGCTTGATCGCGTCCTGGTCGGCGAGCACGTAACTGATCGTCTCGATCAGGAATGTCCCGACGACGGGCCCTATCAGTGTCCCGCTGCCGCCGAACAGGGCGTACAGGACGGCGGTCGTCGACAGCCCCGGGCCCATGTTCCCCGGGCCGATGAAGCCTTGGTGGTACGAGAACAGCGCGCCGGCGAGGCCCGCCAGCAGGCCGGCCAGCGAAAAGATCAGTGCCTTGAAAACCTGGACGCGGTAGCCGAAGAACGCGAGCCTCTCCTCGTTCTGCCGCATCCCGGCCAGCACCAGCCCGAACTGCGAGCGAACGATGTAGCGCGCCGCGAGGTAGCAGACGAGCAACAGCGCCAGGGCCAGGTAATAGAAGGCGGGCCCTTCGACCAGCTCGATCTCGCCGAATTGCAGCAGCTTGATCGACGACAGGCCGTTGCCGGCCCCGACGTACTGCCAGCCGGAAACCAGGCGCTCGGCCGCGTAGGCGCCTGTCAGGGTGCCGAGCGCGACGAAGATGACCGTTGGCGTGCGCCGGCCCAGCAGCAGGAACGCGGCGAACAGGAAGGAAAGGAGGAGCCCGACGGCCATTGCGAGCGGCAGCGTGCCCCAGGCGTGGCTGAACTCGAGGTCGCGGCCCACCAGCGCGATCACGTAGCCCGCGACGCCGAAGAACAATGCCTGCCCGAAGCTCATGATTCCAGAGTAGCCCCAGCAGAGATCGAAGCTGATCGCGAGCAGGGACAGGATCAGGATGTTGGTGGCGAGCGTGATCAGCTCAGGGCTCTCGCCGAGCAGCAAGGGCGCTACCAGCGCGGCCAGCAGCGCCAGTGTCTCGATTGTCGGCAGGGCGCGGCCGATGCGGGCGGGGGATGATGAGGCGGGCGTCGTCATGGGGCGTGGCCTGGCCGGGTCTGCGCGGGCAGGCGGGCGGCCGCTGGCCGACCGCCTGCCTCGCCGGTCAGGAGTGCGTCAGCATTCCTTGGGGTCGACCATGTTGAACTTGGAGATCACGTCCCAGCGCAGCTTGTCGCCGTCGATCTTCTTGCACTGCGCGATGTACATGTTCATCTTCGCGTGCATCTTGCCGGGCACCATCTCCGCGCCCCCGCCCGGGCCCTTGTCGATCTTCGCCTTGTCCAGAGCCGCCGAGACCGCGTCGCGAGCGGTGTCGCCCTTGGTAGCGATGACCGCTGCCTCGTACAGGCGGATGCCGCGGTACATGCCGGTCGAGGCGCTGCCCGCCGTGAACTGGTACTTCGTGTCGGGAAACTTCTTCGCGTAGGCGGCGAGGAGCTCCTTGCTGTAGGCGTCGTCCACCGTGTGGAAGAAGTCGAGGCACGAGTACAGCCCCTCGAGCTCGCGCGCCGGGACGTAGTTCAGCGAGTTCTCGTCGAAGTACACGCAGGCCTGGACGCCGCCGTTCTGCGGGAAGCCGGACTCGTACAGCTGCTTCATGAACGGCTGCAGGCCGGGCGGAATGACCGTGTTGAACACGCAGTCGACCTTGCCGTCGCGGATCTTGTTGATCGTCGCCGAGTACTCGGGCTGGTCGAGGGGGTAGTACTCCTCGAAGATCACTTCGCCGCCGTTCGCCTCGATGACCCTGCGCGCGTACTTGTTGAGAAGCTGTGGCCAGACGTAGTTGGCCGACGGCATCGCGAAGCGCTTCTTGCCGAGGGTCTTGATGATGTAGGGGATCAGCTCGTCGATCTGCTGCGCGGGCGTCGGACCGGTGTTGAACAGGTGCCGCGTGCATTCCTGTCCTTCGTAGAGCTGCGGGTAGATGTACAGCGTCTTGCCGCGGTTGACGATCGGATCCTTGATCGCCTGCCGCATGGCCGAGGTGATCCCGCCCAGAACGACGTCGACCTTGTCTCGCTGGATCAACTTGCGGACATTGGCCACGGCGGCCTTCGGGTCGGAAGCGGTGTCTTCGAGAAACAGCTCTACCGGCCGGCCGGCGATGCCGCCCGCAGCGTTGATCTGCTCGACCGCCAGTTGCGCCACCTGCCAGTTCGAGTTGCCGGACGGCGCGATCGGGCCCGTGATGTCCGTCGCGATGCCCATCTTGATCGCCTTCTTGCCTTGGCCCCAGGCTGCGGGCAGGAACCAGCTGCCGGTGCCGCCGGCGGTCCAGCCTGCCGCGGCCAGAGCCGAGGCGCCGACCAGGAATCCGCGGCGGCTGCGGGGAGTCGGGCCGGCGGCGTCGCCGACCACCTTTTCGTGCGTCATTTTCTTGCTCCTGCGATGAAGCCCTGTGGGCGTAGCTTGACGATCACCAGTGCGATCACGAACACGAGCGGGTCGGCCAGCACCGGCAGCACCGCCCAGGGAAGCCCTGCCGCGAGCGCGCCGATCGCTGCCGCGCCGAGAACAGGTCCTTCGAAGGTGCCGACACCGCCCAGCATCACCGACAGGAAGCCCTGTACGAGGAAGCGCAGGCCCATGTCGGCCGACAACTGGTAGAGCGGCACGATCAACGCGCCCGCGAGCCCCGCCAGGGCTGCACCGAACGCGAAGGTCGCCGTGTAGAGCCGGTCGGTGGAGATGCCGCAGGCCCGCGCGAGCATTGCGTTCTCCAGGGACCCCCGGATGCGAAGACCGAACGAGGTGCGTGTCAGGAACAGCCAGCTGCCGACGATGACGGCGATCGTCGTTCCGATGATGAAAGTCCGCCAGATCGAGAACGAGAGCCCCATCGCGGTCCAGGCGCCGGGCCACGGTTCGGACACCGAGCGGTAGTGGCCGCCCAGCAGGCCACGGATGACCTCACGGATGATCAGCCCGATCGCATAGGTGCCGAGCATCGCGATGACCGGCGACTCATAGAAGTGGCGAATGATCGTTCGCTCGAGGAGCACGCCGAACAGGCCGACGACGAGCGGCGCGGCCAGGATGCCCAGCCAGATGTTCGCGCCGCTCTGCTCGACGACGAAGACCGTATACGCGCCGAGCAACACCAGTTCGCCGTGCGCGAAGTTGAAGATGCCCATCATGCTCGCGATGACCCCGAGCCCGAGCACGATCAGCACCATCACCGACGTGAACGCCAGGATGTCGAAGGAGAAGCGGACGATGAACTCGATCATGGCGCCTGGGATCAGCAAGTTCCGTGCCGCACCAACGGAGGGCGCTCGGGATGGGGCATGCGCATTCGGCTAGCGGGTCGGCAGCGGTCGCAGCGGCGTTTCAGAACCAGCCGGGTTGGACGCCCGAGCCGAGCATCGCGTCGTAGCAGTCGGTGCGGCGGTCCCGCAGGATCTGGTTGAAGTCGTTCCAGTTGCGTTTGCGACGGGCTTCCGACAGGTTCAGGTCGGCGACGATCGTTTCCGGCGCCGTGTCGCTGGCGGGGCCCGCGACCGGCCATCCGGTGTAGGAGACGATCAGCGAACGGCCGAGGAACGGCTGGTTCCGCTCGGTGCCGACCCTGTCCGCCGCCGCGATGAAGATCGAGTTGCTGTGCGCGGCCGCCATTGCCAGCACGTTGGCCATCGCGGGCTGGTCGGGGGCCTGGCCCGGAATCGGCACCCAGTTGGTCGGCACGCAGACGATGTCGGCGCCCTGCAGCGCGCACAGCCGGTAGGCTTCGGGGAACCAGCCGTCGTAGCAGATCAGCATGCCGATGCGGCCGATCGGCGTCGCGAACACGGGGAAGCCGAGGTCGCCCGGCTCGAAGAACAGGTTCTCGGCGGCCCACAGGTGCATCTTGCGGAAAGTGCCCACATGGCCGTCAGGCCCGATCAGCACTGCCGAGTTGAAGAGCTTCTGGTCGACCCGCTCCGCGATGCCCGCGACGATCCAGCAGCCGTGCCGCTTGGCGGCGTCGATCCACGCCCGGCTGGCGGGTCCGTTCGGGATCTCCTCGGCCAGCGAGAACGCCTCCGCGCGCGTTTCGAACACGTAGCCCGAATTGCACAGTTCCGGCAGGACCATCAGTCGGGCGCCTTGCGCGGCCGCTGCGTCTATCCGCGCGATGCTGTCGGCGATGTTCGACTGAAGGTCGCCGACCTTCGGCTCCATCTGGATGCAGGCGACGCGTACGGCGCTTTCGGCGGGCGTGTGGGTCATGTCGATCATCTCAGAGTGAGGGCTCGCGTCGAGCCCAGTCTGCGGTGCGCTCGTAGGCGCGGGCGATCCGGAGGATTCGCGCTTCCTGGAAGGGGCGACCGATGACCTGGAAGGCTGTGGGCAGGCCGTTCCCGCTGAAGCCGCAAGGCACGGCCACCGAGGGCAGGCCGACCACGTTGGCCGGGGCCGACAACCGGATGAACACCGGTGCAACGGGCTCCTCGGTGCCGTCCGGCCACCGAACGGTCAGCTGGTCGCGTCGAGTGGCTGGGGACGGCACGGCCGGACCGATGATCGCGTCGAGGCCCTCGAACATCCGCCGCCAGGCCGCCTGCATCTGCGTGCGCATGCGAAGGGCGGCGATGTAGTCGGTGGCGGGGATCATCTCGCCGGTCTCGAGGAAGGTGCGAACGTCCTCCTCGTAAAGGTCGCGCCGCTCTCGCAGCATCTTGTGGTGGTAGGCCGACGCCTCGGGCATGCACAGCCCGAACTCGACGGACATGATGAGGTCGGCCATCGGGATGTCGACCTCGACGATCTCCGCGCCTTCGGCCTTCAACCGGGCAATCGCGTCGCGCACGTTGCGCTCGACGTCGGCGTCGACGTGGTCGAAGAAATAGTTGCGCGGCACGCCGATCCGCAACCCCCGGACTCCGAGCTCGAGTTCAGCGAGGTAGTCGCTGACCGGCACGTCGGCGCTGCCCGGGTCGCGCGGGTCGAAGCCGGCCAGGGCGGCGAGGGTGACCGCCGCGTCGCCGACGGTTCGGGTCAGTGGCCCGGCGTGGTCCAGAGACCAGCTCAGCGACGCGATGCCGAAGCGGCTGACGCGGCCGTACGTGGGCTTGAGCCCGACGGTGCCGCATACGGCAGCCGGGATCCGGATCGAGCCGCCGGTGTCGGTGCCCATCGCCATGAAGCAGCCGCGTGCCGCGACGGTGGCGCCGGAGCCGCCGCTGGAACCGCCCGGGATGTGGGCCGGGTTCCAGGGATTGCCGGTGGTGGGCGTGACGATGCCGTACGCGAACTCGTGCGTGTGCGTCTTGCCGACGATGACGGCGCCTGCGCGCTCGAGGCGCTCGACGCAGGCGGAGTCGGCGTCGGCGACATGGTCGTGCCGCACCTTCGAACTGCAGGTGGTGGGCAGGCCGGCCATGTCGTAAAGGTCCTTGACTGCGACCGGTACGCCATGCAACTCGCCGCGCCAGTTCCCGGCCTGGATCTCGCGTTCGGCCTGGCGGGCGGCAGCCATCGCGCGATCCTCGGTCAGGCGAACGTAGGCGTTCAGCTTCGGTTCGTCGATGGCGATTCGATCGAGAGCCATCCGGGTCAATTCGACCGGCGACAGCCGGCGCTCGCGCAGGGCCGACGCGGCCTCGCGCAGCGACAGGCGGAGTGCGTCGCTCATCTCAGCCCTCCCACTTCGCCCGGTAGGCGAAGGCCGGAGCCGTCTCGCCCAGCGCGCCCTGATCCAGGGCGTCGAGCATCCGGAACACGCCGTCCATGGCTGGCACGAGTTGTGCTGCGCGTTCCGGGGTCAAAGGCAGGTTCGCGAGGCGAGCGGCGTCTTCGAGCAATTCGGCGTCGGGAGGGACTCGGGTCTTCATGGCTTCATGTTTCCCAGGAAACTAATGAGATCATCGTACGTCACCGGATCGAAGAGCGTCAACTGCAACGGGCCCCGGTTTCGCGCTTTCGTTCTTTGGCGCTATGCTGATTTCATCAGGGCACAAAGCGGGGTCGGGGAGCACCGATCCGGTGCGGGCGCACCGAACGCGTCGTATCGATGCGCCGCGCGAGGAGACATCGAGTTGAAGACTGCTTGCGGGCGGGGTCCGAAATGAAGCCGAGCGAAGCATTCGGCCGCCGGGCCTTGCGGAGCGCGCTCGCACGACGCGGCAGGGAATTCAACGTCGGCGTGGCCATCCCGATGTCGGGGACGATGGGCCTGCTCGGCCCGGCGGCCTACGCGTGCGCGCGACTCGCCCGCGATCTATGGAATGCGCAGGGCGGGCTCGAGGGTCGCGAGATCCGGCTGTCGATCCTGAATTCGAGTGAATCGTCCGCATCCCTCTACGAGGACCTGCAGGCGCTTCTCGACGAGCAGCAACTCGATGCGCTGGTCGCGCTCAGCAATACGGAAGTGTGCCGGCGAATGGCCGGGATCGTCGACGAGCGGGTCCCGCTGATCTACACGCCTCTCTACGAGGGCGACGGCCTGCCGGAGTGGGTCCACGCGATCGGTGAAACGCCGGGGCGGCAATTGCTCCCGGCCATCGACTGGATCGCCGAACGGCATCGGGTCCGCCGCTGGTACCTGCTCGGCAACGACTACAGCTGGCCGCGTCGCACGCACCAGATCGCGATCCCTCGGATCCGCTCGAACCGCGGAGAGGTGGTACGTGAGCGCTACGTGCCGCTGGGCGAGCGCGACTACGGGCCTCTCGTCGAGGACATCGCGGCGAGTCGCGCCGAAGTGGTGCTCGTGTCCCTGCTCGCCGGCGATGCCGTCCACATGTGTCGCCAGTTCGAACAGGCAGGGCTGGGGGACAGGATCCTGCGGCTGTCCACCTGCGTCGAGGAGAATGCCGTGCTCGGCATCGGCTCCGGCAGTTCCGCCGGCATGTACGTGGCTGCCGGCTATTTCGCTGCGCTCGACTCCGACCCGAATGGCGCGTTCAAGGAGCGCTACCGGGCGATGTTCGGCGAGCGGGCGCCGGCCCTGAACTCGGCGTCGCAGTCGGTCTACGAGGGATTCGTGCACCTGCAACGGCAGGCGAGCGCCGCCGCCCCGCGGAGGGCGGCAGCGGCGCTTGCGGGAGTCAGGGACGACCGTCGCGGAGCTTACGAGGCCGACCGCAATCCGATCTTCCTGGGGATGGTGGAGGGGCTCGGGATCAGGCCGATCTGCAGTCTCAGCGGTGCGCCTCGATGAATTCGCGCAACAGCGTCCGCAGGAGCGCTTCCTGGTCGGGGCTGAACGAGCGCTCGAGGCGGACCCGATGCTCGCGCACGTCGTCGCGCAGAGCCTGAACCTTCTGAAGCCCGAAGTCCGAAATGTGCAGGATGACCCGACGCTGGTCGGAGGGATCCGCCGAGCGCTGGATCAGTGCTGCGTCGGTCATCCGGTCGACCAGCTTGCTCATCGCCGGCATCTGCATGCCGGCCGCCTGCGCAAGGTCGGACATCGAACGCCCGCGCTCGTCGGCAAGCACCTCGAGCACGCGCCAGAACTCGACGGGCAGGCCCTCGGCGCTCACCACTCGGCGCAGCTCGGAGGTGGCCTGCCTGGCAGCCTGGCTCAGCAGGCTGTGCAGCGAGGGGCCGTCCTGGGCTTTCGTTTTCCGTCGTCGGGACATGATAGGGTCGTACAGGGTCGCAGCCGCGCTATTGCGGTGCAATAGTTGAAAGTATAACTAGTTGCCCGTCCGTTCTGGTGCAATTCCCGAGGTCCTTGCACCTCCCCGAGGGCGTCCGTTGCGATCGCGCGGCGAATCCCCAGCCGCCACGGCCCTTTTCGAGGCCCGGCTCTCGCATTGGGCATCATTGCGGTCGCGTTTCACTTCATCAGGCGGCACTCATGGCTCTGCTCGTCCTCGGCCTCATCCTCTTCCTCGTCCCCCACTCGGTGCGAATCGTCGCCGACGACTGGCGCACCGCGCAGGTTGCGCGGCTGGGGCTGCCCGCCTGGAAGGGGCTCTACTCGCTGGTGTCGATCGCCGGCCTCGCGCTGATCGTCTGGGGCTACGGCCTCGCGCGCACCGCGCCGATCGAGATCTGGAGCCCGCCGGTGTTCACCCGGCACCTGGCCTCGCTGTTCACGCTGGCGGCCTTCGTGCTGCTGGTCGCTGCCTACGTGCCGGGCAACCGGATCAAGGCGGCGATCGGGCATCCGATGGTCGCCGGGGTCAAGCTCTGGGCTTTCGCCCACCTGCTGGCCAACGGCACGGTGGCCGACGTGCTGCTGTTCGGCTCTTTCCTGCTCTGGGCGATCTTCGACTTCCGTGCCGCCAGGCGGCGCGACCGGGCCGGCGGCGGCAAGCCCGCGGGTCCGGGGGCGGCGAGCTTCGCGTCCGACGTGATCGTGGTGCTCGCAGGCTTCGGCGCGTGGGCGCTGTTCGCCTTCCAGCTGCACGGCTGGCTGTTCGGGGTGCGGCCCTTCGGCTGAGCGAGCGCCGGGGCGCCCGGCTACGTCGCGCTGTACCGCGCGCAGCCGGCCGGCAGGGTCGAGGTGCTGGCGGCGCACCACCAGAAGGAAGCCGGCTTCGGATGAGACCTGCGATGAGCGAATCCCTGATCGAGCGCCCGGCCCGCCCCGCGACCACGCTGGCGCGGCTGCGCGCCGACTTCGGCGCCACCTACGCGGCCAACGGCCTGATCGGCTTCATCTTCGCGGCCACCGGGCCGGTCGCGGTGATCCTGTCGGTCGGCACACGCGGGGGCCTGTCGCAGGCCGAGCTCGCGTCGTGGATCTTCGGCGCCTTCTTCGTCAACGGCTTCCTCACGCTGGCCGCCTGCTGGCTGTACCGCCAGCCGCTGGCCTTCTTCTGGACGATCCCGGGAACGGTGCTGGTCGGCCCGGCGCTGCAGCACCTGAGCTTCCAGCAGGTGGTCGGCGCCTTCCTGGCCACCGGCCTGCTGATGGTGCTGCTGGGCCTTTCCGGCTGGGTGCGGCGCGCGATGGCACTGGTGCCGATGCCGATCGTGATGGGCATGGTCGCGGGCGTGTTCCTTCGCTTCGGCATCGACCTGGTCCATGCCTTGCGGGACGACCCGTGGGTCGCGCTGCCGATGGTTGCGCTGTTCCTGGCGCTCAGCGCGCGGCCGGCGCTCGGCAGGCGGCTGCCGCCGATGATCGGGGCGCTGCTGGTCGGCGCGCTGGCGGTCGCGCTGTCGGGCCGCTTCGATCCGGGTTCGACCGGCGCGCAGTGGATCGCGGCGCCGGTGCTGCAGATGCCGCAGTGGTCCTGGCGGGCGATGGTCGAGCTGGTCGTGCCGCTCGCGATCACGGTGCTGGTCGTGCAGAACGGGCAGGGCGTGGCGGTGCTGAAATCGGCCGGCCACGCGGCGCCGGTCAACGCGATCACCGTGGCCTGCGGCGCCTGGTCGATGCTGACCGCCTTCGCCGGCACCGTGTCGACCTGCCTCACCGGCCCGACCAACGCGATCCTGTCTTCTTCGGGCGAGCGCGAGCGGCACTACGTGGCCGGCATCGTGGTGGCGCTGCTCGCTATCCTGTTCGGCCTCTTCGCACCCTTGTTCGCAAAGCTGATGCTGGCCTCGCCGCCGGCCTTCATCGCCACGCTCGCGGGCCTGGCGATGCTGCGCGTGCTGCAGGCTTCGTTCGTGACCGCCTTCGGCAGCCGCTTCACGCTCGGCGCGCTCGTCACCTTCGTGGTCACGGTGGCCGACTTCTCGATGCTGAACATCGGCGCCGCCTTCTGGGGGCTGGTCGCGGGCTTCGCGGTGTCCTGGTGGCTCGAGCGGGCGG
This genomic window from Zeimonas sediminis contains:
- a CDS encoding substrate-binding domain-containing protein, which translates into the protein MRRARRHRVEDCLRAGSEMKPSEAFGRRALRSALARRGREFNVGVAIPMSGTMGLLGPAAYACARLARDLWNAQGGLEGREIRLSILNSSESSASLYEDLQALLDEQQLDALVALSNTEVCRRMAGIVDERVPLIYTPLYEGDGLPEWVHAIGETPGRQLLPAIDWIAERHRVRRWYLLGNDYSWPRRTHQIAIPRIRSNRGEVVRERYVPLGERDYGPLVEDIAASRAEVVLVSLLAGDAVHMCRQFEQAGLGDRILRLSTCVEENAVLGIGSGSSAGMYVAAGYFAALDSDPNGAFKERYRAMFGERAPALNSASQSVYEGFVHLQRQASAAAPRRAAAALAGVRDDRRGAYEADRNPIFLGMVEGLGIRPICSLSGAPR
- a CDS encoding MarR family winged helix-turn-helix transcriptional regulator, producing the protein MSRRRKTKAQDGPSLHSLLSQAARQATSELRRVVSAEGLPVEFWRVLEVLADERGRSMSDLAQAAGMQMPAMSKLVDRMTDAALIQRSADPSDQRRVILHISDFGLQKVQALRDDVREHRVRLERSFSPDQEALLRTLLREFIEAHR
- a CDS encoding NnrU family protein; this translates as MALLVLGLILFLVPHSVRIVADDWRTAQVARLGLPAWKGLYSLVSIAGLALIVWGYGLARTAPIEIWSPPVFTRHLASLFTLAAFVLLVAAYVPGNRIKAAIGHPMVAGVKLWAFAHLLANGTVADVLLFGSFLLWAIFDFRAARRRDRAGGGKPAGPGAASFASDVIVVLAGFGAWALFAFQLHGWLFGVRPFG
- a CDS encoding benzoate/H(+) symporter BenE family transporter; the encoded protein is MSESLIERPARPATTLARLRADFGATYAANGLIGFIFAATGPVAVILSVGTRGGLSQAELASWIFGAFFVNGFLTLAACWLYRQPLAFFWTIPGTVLVGPALQHLSFQQVVGAFLATGLLMVLLGLSGWVRRAMALVPMPIVMGMVAGVFLRFGIDLVHALRDDPWVALPMVALFLALSARPALGRRLPPMIGALLVGALAVALSGRFDPGSTGAQWIAAPVLQMPQWSWRAMVELVVPLAITVLVVQNGQGVAVLKSAGHAAPVNAITVACGAWSMLTAFAGTVSTCLTGPTNAILSSSGERERHYVAGIVVALLAILFGLFAPLFAKLMLASPPAFIATLAGLAMLRVLQASFVTAFGSRFTLGALVTFVVTVADFSMLNIGAAFWGLVAGFAVSWWLERADFEAIRAAARQA